Proteins encoded within one genomic window of Cucumis sativus cultivar 9930 chromosome 3, Cucumber_9930_V3, whole genome shotgun sequence:
- the LOC101208607 gene encoding probable folate-biopterin transporter 9, chloroplastic isoform X1, giving the protein MISSLISPNFPFPSLKSNFARPKTSLSFHKPVLCFHHRNPNIFENPSKPIAIFIKTVLESNPDRVLFREVKKREGNGGRRGVSLVGSNQMLLLCGLGYWVQGFRCFPWLALNFHMAHYLNLHPSLLQLVQNSGNLPMVAKPLYGILSDALYIGGARRVPYISIGVLLQVLSWGSLALIPVAGEALPALMACVLLSNLGASITEVAKDALVAEYGQTNKICGLQSYTFMALAVGGVLGNFIGGYNLLSSPPRKMFLLFSILLSLQLSVSLATREESLGLLQLPEPDVQGKSIMENVRNQISELVTVISDPSVSRPLAWIVASIAIVPLLSGSIFCYQTQCLNLDPSIIGMSRVVSQLVLLSVTVLYDRHWKRVPMKKLIGMVQILYALSFLLDIVLMKQINLKLGISNELFALCFSGLAETIAQFKLLPFSVLFASLSPKGCEGSLISFFASAVCLSSIVSGFLGIGLASLIGIGSGNYSSLPVGILIQFIAALFPLTCIHFVPMKSPVLEREKKRVMSRRSRKNRRVGRVMYSGSVCAYRRERESEIQG; this is encoded by the exons ATGATTTCCTCACTGATTTCCCCCAATTTCCCATTTCCTTCTCTTAAATCCAACTTTGCTCGACCTAAGacatctctctcttttcacaAACCCGTCCTCTGTTTCCACCATCGAAACCCCAATATCTTTGAAAACCCGTCAAAACCCATTGCCATTTTCATCAAAACGGTTCTAGAGAGCAACCCAGATCGTGTTTTGTTCAGAGAagtgaagaaaagagaagggaaTGGTGGAAGAAGAGGTGTTTCTCTTGTGGGTAGCAATCAAATGTTGCTACTCTGTGGACTGGGCTATTGGGTTCAGGGGTTTAGGTGCTTCCCATGGCTGGCTCTTAACTTCCATATGGCTCATTATCTTAATCTTCATCCTTCCTTATTGCAACTTGTCCAGAACTCTGGAAATCTTCCTATGGTTGCTAAACCCTTGTATGGAATTCTCTCTGATGCTTTGTATATTGGTGGAGCTCGTAGAGTTCCTTACATTTCAATTGGAG TGCTCTTGCAGGTTCTATCTTGGGGATCTCTGGCATTGATACCTGTGGCAGGTGAAGCTCTTCCTGCTTTAATGGCATGTGTTCTTCTAAGTAATCTTGGAGCATCCATAACAGAAGTTGCAAAAGATGCACTTGTCGCAGAATATggtcaaacaaacaaaatttgtggCCTTCAATCTTATACATTCATGGCTTTAGCTGTTGGTGGAGTCTTGGGCAATTTCATTGGTGGATATAACTTACTGAGTTCACCACCTAGAAAAATGTTTCTTCTGTTTTCCATTCTACTTTCTCTCCAACTTTCAGTTTCATTAGCAACAAGAGAGGAATCTCTAGGTTTGCTGCAACTTCCAGAGCCAGATGTTCAGGGGAAATCAATCATGGAAAATGTTAGAAATCAGATATCTGAGCTTGTAACTGTTATTAGCGATCCAAGCGTATCTCGCCCACTGGCTTGGATTGTAGCTTCTATTGCTATAGTCCCTCTTCTATCCGGCTCTATCTTTTGCTATCAAACACAATGCCTTAATCTTGATCCTTCCATAATTGGAATGTCTAGAGTTGTAAGCCAATTGGTTCTTCTTTCTGTCACCGTACTTTACGACCGCCATTGGAAAAGAGTTCCTATGAAGAAGTTAATTGGCATGGTGCAGATATTGTATGCCCTTTCCTTTCTCCTTGATATTGTTTTGATGAAACAGATAAATCTGAAGTTGGGCATTTCCAATGAGTTGTTTGCTCTTTGCTTTTCGGGTTTGGCCGAAACCATTGCACAGTTTAAGCTTTTACCATTTTCTGTGCTCTTTGCAAGCTTAAGTCCAAAAGGTTGTGAAGGATCTCTGATTTCATTTTTCGCATCGGCCGTGTGCTTGTCTTCCATAGTTAGTGGTTTTTTGGGTATTGGGTTGGCTTCTTTGATTGGAATAGGATCAGGAAACTACTCAAGCTTGCCTGTGGGGATTTTGATACAGTTCATAGCAGCTTTATTTCCATTAACCTGTATCCATTTTGTTCCCATGAAGTCACCGGTActtgaaagagaaaagaagagagtaATGAGTAGAAGATCTCGTAAAAATAGAAGGGTCGGACGTGTCATGTATAGCGGTTCTGTATGTGCTTATCGACGTGAGAGAGAATCCGAGATTCAGGGGTGA
- the LOC101208607 gene encoding probable folate-biopterin transporter 8, chloroplastic isoform X2 — MVEEEVFLLWVAIKCCYSVDWAIGFRGLGASHGWLLTSIWLIILIFILPYCNLSRTLEIFLWLLNPCMEFSLMLCILVELVEFLTFQLEVLSWGSLALIPVAGEALPALMACVLLSNLGASITEVAKDALVAEYGQTNKICGLQSYTFMALAVGGVLGNFIGGYNLLSSPPRKMFLLFSILLSLQLSVSLATREESLGLLQLPEPDVQGKSIMENVRNQISELVTVISDPSVSRPLAWIVASIAIVPLLSGSIFCYQTQCLNLDPSIIGMSRVVSQLVLLSVTVLYDRHWKRVPMKKLIGMVQILYALSFLLDIVLMKQINLKLGISNELFALCFSGLAETIAQFKLLPFSVLFASLSPKGCEGSLISFFASAVCLSSIVSGFLGIGLASLIGIGSGNYSSLPVGILIQFIAALFPLTCIHFVPMKSPVLEREKKRVMSRRSRKNRRVGRVMYSGSVCAYRRERESEIQG, encoded by the exons aTGGTGGAAGAAGAGGTGTTTCTCTTGTGGGTAGCAATCAAATGTTGCTACTCTGTGGACTGGGCTATTGGGTTCAGGGGTTTAGGTGCTTCCCATGGCTGGCTCTTAACTTCCATATGGCTCATTATCTTAATCTTCATCCTTCCTTATTGCAACTTGTCCAGAACTCTGGAAATCTTCCTATGGTTGCTAAACCCTTGTATGGAATTCTCTCTGATGCTTTGTATATTGGTGGAGCTCGTAGAGTTCCTTACATTTCAATTGGAG GTTCTATCTTGGGGATCTCTGGCATTGATACCTGTGGCAGGTGAAGCTCTTCCTGCTTTAATGGCATGTGTTCTTCTAAGTAATCTTGGAGCATCCATAACAGAAGTTGCAAAAGATGCACTTGTCGCAGAATATggtcaaacaaacaaaatttgtggCCTTCAATCTTATACATTCATGGCTTTAGCTGTTGGTGGAGTCTTGGGCAATTTCATTGGTGGATATAACTTACTGAGTTCACCACCTAGAAAAATGTTTCTTCTGTTTTCCATTCTACTTTCTCTCCAACTTTCAGTTTCATTAGCAACAAGAGAGGAATCTCTAGGTTTGCTGCAACTTCCAGAGCCAGATGTTCAGGGGAAATCAATCATGGAAAATGTTAGAAATCAGATATCTGAGCTTGTAACTGTTATTAGCGATCCAAGCGTATCTCGCCCACTGGCTTGGATTGTAGCTTCTATTGCTATAGTCCCTCTTCTATCCGGCTCTATCTTTTGCTATCAAACACAATGCCTTAATCTTGATCCTTCCATAATTGGAATGTCTAGAGTTGTAAGCCAATTGGTTCTTCTTTCTGTCACCGTACTTTACGACCGCCATTGGAAAAGAGTTCCTATGAAGAAGTTAATTGGCATGGTGCAGATATTGTATGCCCTTTCCTTTCTCCTTGATATTGTTTTGATGAAACAGATAAATCTGAAGTTGGGCATTTCCAATGAGTTGTTTGCTCTTTGCTTTTCGGGTTTGGCCGAAACCATTGCACAGTTTAAGCTTTTACCATTTTCTGTGCTCTTTGCAAGCTTAAGTCCAAAAGGTTGTGAAGGATCTCTGATTTCATTTTTCGCATCGGCCGTGTGCTTGTCTTCCATAGTTAGTGGTTTTTTGGGTATTGGGTTGGCTTCTTTGATTGGAATAGGATCAGGAAACTACTCAAGCTTGCCTGTGGGGATTTTGATACAGTTCATAGCAGCTTTATTTCCATTAACCTGTATCCATTTTGTTCCCATGAAGTCACCGGTActtgaaagagaaaagaagagagtaATGAGTAGAAGATCTCGTAAAAATAGAAGGGTCGGACGTGTCATGTATAGCGGTTCTGTATGTGCTTATCGACGTGAGAGAGAATCCGAGATTCAGGGGTGA
- the LOC101221968 gene encoding haloacid dehalogenase-like hydrolase domain-containing protein At2g33255, with the protein MGIMRLLSTSTSTSWGWIKFRLPIRNHTTLSPRSHLPHPSFPMPNPSSALSASRRPLRGVVFDMDGTLTVPVIDFAAMYRSVLGDEEYVRIKALNPSGIDILHIIQSWAPEKQRRAYEVIADFERQGIDRLQIMPGAAELCTFLDSKSIRRGLITRNVKEAVDIFHERFGWTFHPALSREFGSYKPNPAPLLHICSSWDVLPNEVIMIGDSLRDDVGCGKGAGAFTCLLDQTGRYNSEHFTKLDLEPDFKVSALDEVLHLLDANFDLTP; encoded by the exons ATGGGAATTATGAGATTATTATCAACATCAACTTCAACCTCGTGGGGATGGATCAAATTCCGCCTTCCAATTCGCAATCACACAACGCTATCTCCCAGATCCCATCTTCCCCACCCTTCATTTCCCATGCCCAATCCCTCCTCCGCCCTCTCCGCCTCCCGCCGCCCTCTCCGGGGAGTCGTCTTCGACATGGATGGAACCCTAACTGTACCCGTCATCGATTTCGCTGCTATGTATCGATCGGTGCTCGGCGACGAGGAGTATGTCAGAATTAAAGCTCTCAATCCATCCGGCATCGATATTTTGCACATTATTCAGAGCTGGGCACCTGAGAAGCAGCGGAGGGCGTATGAGGTAATCGCCGATTTTGAGCGTCAGGGAATTGATCGTCTCCAAATTATGCCCG GTGCTGCTGAGCTTTGTACCTTTCTTGATTCCAAGAGTATAAG GAGGGGACTAATTACTCGCAATGTAAAGGAAGCTGTTGATATTTTTCACGAGCGTTTTGGT TGGACATTTCATCCAGCTTTAAGCAGGGAATTTGGTTCTTATAAACCTAATCCCGCTCCCCTACTTCATATCTGCTCTTCTTGGGATGTCCTGCCTAACGAAGTAATTATGATCGGTGACAGCCTCCGAGACGAC GTTGGATGTGGCAAGGGAGCAGGAGCTTTCACTTGTTTGCTAGATCAAACAGGAAGGTATAACTCGGAGCATTTCACAAAGTTGGATCTCGAGCCAGATTTTAAAGTATCGGCACTCGATGAAGTTCTTCATCTTTTGGATGCAAATTTTGACTTGACCCCATGA
- the LOC101208366 gene encoding ammonium transporter 1 member 1 — MDSGFCAAQLSQLLGPNTTNATAAANFICDQFATVSNNFSDTRNALDNTYLLFSAYLVFSMQLGFAMLCAGSVRAKNTMNIMLTNVLDAAAGGLFYYLFGYAFAFGSPSGGFIGRHNFGLTSFPTSTADYSGFLYQWAFAIAAAGITSGSIAERTQFVAYLIYSSVLTGFVYPVVSHWFWSPDGWAGVMKSDGHLLFGSGVIDFAGSGVVHMVGGIAGLWGALIEGPRIGRFDHNGRSVALRGHSASLVVLGTFMLWFGWYGFNPGSFTKILVPYTTGNFYGQWSAVGRTAVTTTLAGCTAALTTLFGKRFLSGHWNVTDVCNGLLGGFAAITAGCSVVEPWAAIICGFVAAIVLITCNRIAEIVKYDDPLEAAQLHGGCGAWGVIFTALFATEEYVTEVYGGSGRPYGLLMGGGGRLLAAHLIQILVIVGWVSATMGPLFYVLHKLKLLRISTEDEMAGMDLTRHGGFAYIYHDEDEAQKMGIQLNRVEPKSSTPTGDY; from the coding sequence aTGGATTCAGGGTTCTGCGCCGCTCAACTCTCTCAGCTTCTCGGCCCCAACACCACCAACGCCACCGCCGCTGCTAATTTCATCTGCGACCAATTCGCCACCGTCAGCAATAACTTTTCCGACACCAGAAATGCCCTTGATAATACCTACCTCCTCTTCTCCGCCTACCTCGTTTTCTCTATGCAACTCGGCTTTGCTATGCTCTGCGCTGGTTCTGTCCGCGCCAAAAACACTATGAACATTATGCTTACTAATGTCCTCGACGCCGCTGCGGGAGGCCTCTTTTATTACCTTTTTGGGTACGCCTTTGCATTCGGCTCCCCTTCTGGGGGCTTCATTGGTCGTCATAACTTTGGTCTCACCTCATTTCCGACCTCCACTGCTGATTACAGTGGTTTTCTTTACCAGTGGGCTTTTGCGATCGCTGCCGCTGGGATTACCAGTGGATCTATTGCTGAGCGGACTCAGTTTGTTGCCTATTTGATTTATTCTTCTGTTTTGACTGGATTTGTTTATCCGGTGGTTTCTCACTGGTTTTGGTCGCCTGATGGTTGGGCTGGGGTTATGAAATCGGATGGTCATTTGTTATTTGGGTCGGGAGTTATCGATTTCGCTGGCTCCGGAGTCGTTCATATGGTTGGGGGAATTGCTGGTCTATGGGGGGCGTTGATCGAAGGGCCGAGAATCGGTCGTTTTGATCACAATGGCCGGTCGGTTGCTCTGCGAGGGCACAGCGCTTCTTTAGTCGTTCTCGGAACTTTCATGCTCTGGTTCGGATGGTACGGTTTCAATCCAGGTTCGTTCACGAAGATTCTCGTCCCTTACACCACAGGAAACTTCTACGGCCAATGGAGCGCCGTCGGACGAACAGCAGTAACCACCACACTCGCCGGATGCACGGCGGCACTCACCACGCTTTTCGGGAAGCGATTCCTCTCAGGCCATTGGAACGTGACGGACGTTTGTAACGGACTCCTCGGCGGGTTCGCCGCCATCACCGCCGGCTGCTCCGTCGTCGAACCATGGGCAGCAATCATCTGCGGCTTTGTCGCCGCCATCGTACTGATAACCTGCAACCGAATAGCAGAGATAGTGAAATACGACGATCCATTAGAAGCCGCTCAACTCCACGGTGGGTGTGGCGCTTGGGGAGTGATCTTCACCGCACTCTTTGCAACAGAGGAGTATGTAACGGAAGTGTACGGCGGATCAGGGCGGCCCTACGGACTGCTGATGGGTGGCGGCGGGAGATTACTGGCAGCCCATTTAATACAGATATTGGTTATCGTGGGATGGGTGAGTGCAACGATGGGGCCATTGTTCTACGTTCTTCATAAGTTGAAGCTTCTTAGAATCTCCACTGAAGATGAAATGGCAGGGATGGATCTAACCCGACACGGAGGATTTGCTTATATATATCACGATGAAGATGAAGCCCAGAAAATGGGGATTCAGTTGAACAGAGTGGAACCAAAATCTTCAACTCCTACTGGTGAttattga